One window of the Klebsiella sp. WP3-W18-ESBL-02 genome contains the following:
- the relB gene encoding type II toxin-antitoxin system antitoxin RelB — MGSINLRIDDELKARSYAALEKMGVTPSEALRLMLEYIADNERLPFKQTLLSDEDAELVEIVKERLRNPKPVRVTLDEL; from the coding sequence ATGGGTAGCATTAACCTACGTATTGACGATGAACTTAAAGCGCGTTCTTACGCCGCGCTTGAAAAAATGGGCGTAACTCCTTCTGAAGCGCTTCGTCTCATGCTCGAGTATATCGCTGACAATGAACGCTTGCCGTTCAAACAGACACTCCTGAGTGATGAAGATGCTGAACTTGTGGAGATAGTGAAAGAACGACTTCGTAATCCTAAGCCAGTACGTGTGACGCTGGATGAACTCTGA
- a CDS encoding cytochrome b/b6 domain-containing protein encodes MKLRLWNLLPHDYAPFFRILHIIVAFLILSQIINSNLTETEAIGEHSLEGVITWMHIISGLGLIICGFIMLSWMLTQRGFTYYFSWVGLDFSGIKQDIKTLTSFRLPDAHSGGIASTIQGFGVLALLIVALSGGLWFLLNTMQSNLAETVIHWHKFFTTFIEVYFYAHGAMGVLHILIEKYKSRSVNLSD; translated from the coding sequence ATGAAATTGCGACTCTGGAATCTATTACCCCATGATTACGCTCCTTTTTTTCGTATTCTTCACATCATTGTGGCATTTCTAATATTATCACAAATTATTAACTCTAATCTGACAGAGACCGAAGCAATTGGTGAACATAGTCTTGAAGGAGTTATAACCTGGATGCACATTATTTCAGGGTTAGGACTGATTATTTGTGGTTTTATTATGTTAAGTTGGATGCTTACTCAAAGAGGTTTTACTTATTATTTTTCATGGGTAGGGCTTGACTTTAGTGGTATTAAGCAAGATATAAAAACGTTGACTAGTTTCCGACTGCCCGATGCACATTCGGGAGGTATTGCCAGTACAATCCAAGGATTTGGAGTTCTAGCATTGCTAATTGTAGCACTTTCAGGTGGCCTATGGTTCTTGTTGAATACCATGCAGTCAAATCTGGCTGAAACAGTAATCCACTGGCATAAGTTCTTTACTACTTTCATTGAGGTCTATTTTTATGCACATGGTGCAATGGGAGTTTTGCATATTTTAATTGAAAAATATAAAAGCCGCTCAGTTAACCTAAGTGACTAA